From Oceanispirochaeta sp., the proteins below share one genomic window:
- a CDS encoding AbrB family transcriptional regulator has translation MISRFITTLLVAAVGGMIGIKLKLPAGALFGAMVATAVYNLLTNKGYVPPQANTVLQIVIGASIGLNFNTETIKGLGSIFGAAVIMVVGLMVFSLLLGLVISKVTGIDLITALFSASPGGLANIVLISDAYGAQAHVVALLHTLRLVTVVVFMPIIVKFISKFL, from the coding sequence ATGATATCACGATTTATTACTACTTTACTTGTGGCCGCTGTGGGAGGAATGATCGGGATCAAACTGAAACTCCCGGCAGGCGCCCTCTTTGGTGCCATGGTCGCCACGGCTGTGTATAATCTGCTGACCAATAAAGGATATGTTCCACCACAGGCCAATACGGTCCTGCAGATTGTGATCGGAGCCTCAATAGGATTGAATTTCAATACGGAGACCATCAAGGGTCTGGGTTCCATATTCGGCGCAGCGGTCATCATGGTGGTGGGCCTGATGGTATTCAGCCTTCTGCTGGGTCTGGTCATCTCTAAAGTCACCGGTATTGACCTGATCACAGCCCTTTTCAGCGCGTCTCCCGGAGGCTTGGCGAATATTGTCCTGATATCCGATGCCTATGGCGCCCAGGCCCATGTTGTAGCCCTCCTTCATACGCTGAGACTGGTGACTGTGGTGGTTTTTATGCCCATTATTGTGAAGTTTATTTCAAAATTTCTTTGA
- the pabB gene encoding aminodeoxychorismate synthase component I has translation MNPCREGEALIHDAQSKSWLHFQNPLTTYSAYRQEEVGPLILRIHREVKEKRLYAAGFIAYDAAPGMDDALHSQRDKETPLLSFTLYPTPTILDKNFLIPSQDPSQGEGKGPDWKATMTRSEYNRGIMAVKEYIRQGQTYQVNYTYRLKADFTEDPWEFFCRIRTAQKAPYGAYLSLGKWTVCSASPELFFSLDGDRISTKPMKGTAPRGLTLGEDKKKSRELLNSEKNRAENMMIVDMIRNDLGRIARTGSVRVPRLFNLEKYPTLWQMTSEILAETDAEIPEIMNNLFPCASITGAPKYRTMEIIRELENTPRGLYTGSIGYWGPDRKAQFNVAIRTALIDNSRKKAFYGTGGGIVWDSTAEGEYAESLNKIQILTRKMPDFSLLETLKWSPSEGYSLLDRHLDRMEESAEYFDRPFSRERVKTKLIRESSLFYEPGNRRVRLLLDSRGEVQIETAPLPPAEAGPQAWTIKSAKTPIDHKNPLVYHKTTRREFYKEFRAQWPEADDVLLWNEKREVCETTVCNIIAVWGGDSFTPPRTSGLLGGTLRREMLESGEIKERVITLDELVTADEIYLINSVRGRIKARWDKGDHV, from the coding sequence ATGAATCCCTGTCGTGAGGGAGAGGCTCTCATTCATGATGCACAGTCGAAAAGCTGGCTCCATTTTCAGAATCCCCTGACAACATACTCCGCATACAGACAGGAAGAAGTCGGTCCGCTTATCCTCAGGATTCATAGAGAGGTCAAAGAAAAACGGCTCTATGCCGCCGGATTCATCGCCTATGATGCGGCTCCCGGTATGGATGACGCCCTTCACTCTCAGAGGGACAAAGAGACTCCCCTCCTGTCTTTTACCCTTTACCCGACCCCGACAATTCTGGATAAAAACTTTCTGATTCCGTCTCAAGATCCATCCCAGGGCGAAGGAAAAGGGCCAGACTGGAAGGCGACTATGACCCGGAGTGAATACAACAGAGGAATCATGGCCGTGAAAGAGTACATCCGCCAGGGCCAGACCTACCAGGTCAATTATACATACCGCCTGAAAGCAGATTTCACCGAAGATCCCTGGGAGTTTTTCTGCCGGATACGAACCGCCCAGAAGGCACCCTATGGAGCCTACCTGAGCCTGGGAAAATGGACCGTCTGCTCCGCATCGCCGGAGCTTTTCTTTTCTTTAGACGGAGACAGGATCAGCACAAAACCTATGAAAGGAACCGCTCCCCGGGGGCTGACCCTGGGCGAAGATAAAAAGAAGTCCCGGGAGCTTTTGAACTCAGAGAAAAACAGGGCGGAAAACATGATGATCGTAGATATGATCCGCAACGATCTGGGACGCATCGCCCGAACGGGCAGTGTCCGGGTTCCCCGGCTCTTCAATCTTGAAAAGTACCCCACTCTCTGGCAGATGACCAGTGAGATTCTGGCAGAAACTGACGCCGAAATACCGGAGATTATGAACAATCTCTTCCCCTGTGCCTCCATCACGGGAGCACCCAAATATAGGACCATGGAGATCATCAGAGAATTGGAAAACACTCCCCGGGGACTGTATACCGGCTCCATCGGATACTGGGGTCCTGACAGGAAGGCCCAGTTCAATGTAGCCATCCGTACGGCCCTGATAGACAATTCCAGGAAGAAAGCCTTTTATGGCACCGGGGGAGGCATTGTCTGGGATTCAACCGCCGAAGGGGAATACGCGGAATCCTTGAATAAGATACAGATTTTGACCCGGAAAATGCCGGATTTCTCACTCCTGGAGACACTGAAGTGGTCCCCCTCTGAGGGTTATTCTCTCCTGGACAGGCATCTGGACAGGATGGAAGAGAGTGCCGAATACTTCGACCGCCCGTTTAGCCGGGAGAGGGTGAAAACTAAACTCATCCGGGAGAGCTCATTATTTTATGAACCCGGAAACAGGCGGGTCCGCCTCCTGCTGGACAGCCGGGGAGAGGTGCAGATTGAAACAGCCCCTCTTCCCCCGGCCGAAGCAGGACCCCAAGCCTGGACCATCAAAAGCGCAAAGACTCCCATTGATCATAAAAATCCCCTGGTCTATCACAAAACCACAAGACGTGAGTTCTATAAGGAGTTTAGGGCCCAATGGCCCGAGGCAGATGATGTGCTTCTGTGGAATGAAAAAAGAGAAGTGTGCGAAACAACTGTTTGTAATATAATAGCTGTCTGGGGAGGGGATTCCTTCACCCCTCCCCGAACTTCGGGACTCCTGGGAGGAACCCTCCGCCGGGAGATGCTGGAGTCTGGAGAAATCAAAGAGAGGGTCATCACCCTGGACGAGCTGGTGACGGCGGATGAGATTTATCTGATCAATTCGGTCCGGGGCAGAATCAAGGCCCGTTGGGACAAGGGAGACCATGTATGA
- a CDS encoding NAD(P) transhydrogenase subunit alpha, translating to MLIAVPVESADGETRVALVPESVGKILKWEGASIVVQSGAGLKAGYSDEQYKEAGCEILFSREDLFKKADILLMVGKPEASEVSKIPSGTALICQLDPFNEIELIRSLSSAGVTAVSLEMIPRSTIAQKMDVLSSQASLAGYMAVIKAAELQKKVFPMMMTPAGTISPSKVFVIGAGVAGLQAIATARRLGASVSAFDTRPVVEEQVHSLGARFVKIDLGDTGQTKDGYARELTEEQLQKQRELMTKVCSQSDVVITTAKLFGRKAPVIINSEMVNKMSAGSILVDMAVDSGGNVEGSVPDQLVSVGGVNILGYGKGEMEVPYHASQMYSGNITAFLETFWKDEKKGPVLEGESEILTGCVITRGGAIVHERFREES from the coding sequence ATGTTGATTGCTGTGCCTGTTGAATCTGCTGATGGTGAAACCAGAGTGGCTCTGGTTCCCGAATCGGTTGGTAAAATCTTAAAATGGGAGGGTGCTTCCATCGTCGTTCAGTCAGGGGCCGGGTTAAAAGCCGGCTATTCGGATGAACAGTATAAAGAAGCGGGATGTGAGATCCTGTTTTCCAGAGAGGATCTTTTCAAAAAGGCGGATATTCTGTTGATGGTGGGAAAACCTGAGGCTTCAGAAGTCTCGAAAATTCCCTCCGGGACAGCCTTGATCTGTCAGCTCGACCCCTTTAATGAAATAGAGCTGATCCGGTCTCTGTCTTCTGCCGGAGTCACCGCGGTGAGTCTGGAAATGATACCCCGGAGTACAATCGCACAAAAAATGGATGTCCTCAGTTCCCAGGCGTCTCTGGCGGGTTATATGGCCGTCATCAAGGCGGCGGAACTTCAGAAAAAAGTATTTCCCATGATGATGACTCCTGCGGGAACCATATCCCCCTCCAAGGTCTTTGTGATTGGAGCCGGTGTGGCCGGACTTCAGGCCATCGCCACAGCCAGGAGGCTGGGAGCCAGCGTTTCCGCCTTTGATACCCGCCCTGTGGTGGAAGAACAGGTTCACTCTCTGGGAGCCCGTTTTGTGAAGATCGATCTGGGTGATACGGGGCAGACCAAGGACGGGTACGCCAGGGAACTGACGGAGGAACAGCTTCAAAAGCAGCGGGAACTCATGACCAAGGTCTGCAGTCAGTCTGATGTGGTGATTACTACGGCCAAGCTCTTCGGAAGGAAGGCTCCTGTCATTATCAACTCAGAAATGGTAAACAAAATGTCAGCCGGGAGCATCCTGGTCGACATGGCCGTTGACAGCGGTGGAAATGTAGAGGGGTCCGTCCCGGATCAGCTGGTGAGCGTCGGGGGAGTCAATATCCTGGGCTATGGTAAGGGTGAAATGGAAGTTCCCTATCATGCCAGCCAGATGTATTCTGGAAATATAACAGCCTTTCTCGAAACCTTCTGGAAGGATGAGAAAAAAGGACCTGTCCTTGAGGGGGAGAGTGAAATCCTCACGGGTTGTGTCATCACACGGGGAGGCGCCATCGTTCATGAGCGCTTCAGGGAGGAGTCCTGA
- a CDS encoding NAD(P) transhydrogenase subunit alpha, whose product MDVIYLFFILILSIFLGLELIRKVPSTLHTPLMSGSHAISGITLVGALTSAGSADSRITIVLGTMAVAFATINVVGGYLVTDRMLEMFKKKKKESDS is encoded by the coding sequence ATGGATGTTATCTACCTATTCTTTATCCTGATATTGTCAATTTTTCTGGGGCTGGAGCTGATTCGCAAGGTTCCTTCCACCCTGCATACACCCTTAATGTCCGGTAGCCATGCCATCTCCGGAATCACTCTGGTGGGGGCCTTGACCTCTGCGGGGAGTGCCGATTCCAGGATCACCATTGTTCTGGGAACCATGGCTGTCGCCTTTGCAACCATCAATGTCGTAGGGGGCTATCTGGTTACCGACAGGATGCTGGAGATGTTTAAAAAGAAAAAAAAGGAGAGTGACTCATGA
- a CDS encoding NAD(P)(+) transhydrogenase (Re/Si-specific) subunit beta, which translates to MIFLINTVYIVCSVLFIVGLKLMSSPATARRGNLLSALAMFLAVVITLLDRNILSFQWILIGIAVGSLIGILAARLVAMTDMPQMVAVFNGFGGIASLLVAWVLFFKNPNTEAFTLITLYLSVFIGGITFTGSMVAFGKLDGKITTKPVQFKGQQIVNSLILLSLFSFAVLFVFPELAGIPRSSLILYAVILSGVLGVMVVIPIGGADMPVVISLLNSYSGLAACAAGFAIRNNLLIVSGALVGASGIILTNIMCKAMNRSLANVLFSGFGSAGGSVASSEGEEGEIRPISSEDAYLILEAASSVVIIPGYGMAVAQAQHVVKELGNLLEQNGAEVNFAIHPVAGRMPGHMNVLLAEANVSYDKMREMDDINPMMETVDVAIVIGANDVVNPAAREVESSPIYGMPIINADKAKTVFVLKRSMRTGFAGIGNPLFFRENTRMLFGDAKASIQALVAQFKES; encoded by the coding sequence ATGATATTTCTGATCAACACTGTCTACATTGTGTGTTCTGTCCTTTTTATCGTCGGTCTCAAGCTGATGAGCTCTCCTGCCACTGCCAGGCGGGGAAATCTTCTTTCCGCCCTGGCTATGTTCCTGGCGGTGGTCATCACCCTGCTGGATCGTAATATCCTGTCCTTCCAATGGATTCTGATCGGAATCGCCGTGGGATCACTCATCGGTATTCTGGCCGCCCGGCTGGTGGCCATGACCGATATGCCCCAGATGGTGGCTGTCTTTAACGGATTCGGTGGTATTGCCAGTCTTCTGGTCGCCTGGGTTCTGTTTTTCAAAAATCCAAATACCGAGGCCTTTACCCTCATCACCCTCTACCTTTCAGTCTTCATCGGAGGCATCACCTTTACAGGCAGTATGGTGGCTTTTGGAAAACTGGATGGAAAAATCACAACCAAACCTGTCCAGTTTAAAGGGCAGCAGATTGTGAATTCCCTGATTCTCCTCTCTTTATTCAGTTTTGCTGTACTCTTTGTCTTTCCCGAATTGGCGGGAATTCCCCGTTCTTCCCTGATCCTCTACGCGGTGATCCTGTCGGGAGTCCTGGGTGTGATGGTGGTCATTCCCATTGGCGGGGCGGATATGCCCGTTGTGATCTCTCTGCTTAACTCCTACTCGGGTCTTGCCGCCTGTGCCGCAGGTTTTGCCATCAGGAATAATCTCCTCATCGTCTCGGGAGCCCTCGTCGGGGCCAGCGGTATCATCCTGACCAATATCATGTGCAAGGCCATGAACCGATCGCTGGCCAATGTCCTGTTCAGCGGCTTCGGTTCTGCCGGCGGCAGTGTTGCCTCCTCCGAGGGGGAAGAAGGGGAAATCAGGCCCATCAGTTCAGAAGATGCCTATCTTATCCTGGAAGCCGCCTCTTCGGTGGTGATTATTCCCGGTTACGGCATGGCTGTTGCCCAGGCGCAGCATGTGGTGAAAGAGCTGGGGAATCTTCTGGAGCAGAATGGAGCGGAAGTGAATTTTGCGATTCATCCCGTTGCCGGCCGGATGCCCGGTCATATGAATGTTCTTTTGGCTGAAGCCAATGTTTCCTACGATAAAATGAGAGAAATGGATGACATCAATCCCATGATGGAAACCGTGGATGTGGCCATTGTTATCGGAGCGAACGATGTTGTGAATCCCGCCGCCAGAGAGGTGGAAAGCAGTCCGATTTACGGGATGCCCATCATCAATGCGGATAAAGCCAAGACCGTATTTGTTCTGAAACGATCTATGAGAACAGGATTCGCCGGTATTGGCAATCCTCTCTTTTTCAGAGAGAATACACGAATGCTTTTCGGGGATGCCAAAGCCTCTATCCAGGCTTTGGTAGCCCAGTTTAAGGAGTCTTAA
- a CDS encoding iron-containing alcohol dehydrogenase has product MDNFIFRNPTQIYFGKGMENKAGEAVSVYSKNILLHYGGGSIKKSGLYDRVIASLKSSGVEWTELAGVKPNPRLSLVREGIKICREKDIDFILAVGGGSVIDSAKAIAAGVPYEGDVWDFYEGKAQPEEVIGLGTVLTIPAAGSESSNGTVITKEEGQLKRPCGSELLYPDFSILNPELAMTLPPFQRACGVADMMAHLFERYFTNSYPVELTDRMIEAVLKTIIHNGPSVMMDGDTYDAWAEIMWSGTVAHNGSLDTGRLGDWGSHQMEHELSGIYDVAHGAGLAALFPHWMRYVMNQDIKRFVQLAVRVWNVDQNFKSDEETALAGIEALEQFWQSLGLATTLSGLDIPGDRLEEMAGKCAGETDNPQGQFVKLYKKDVLAILEMAL; this is encoded by the coding sequence ATGGACAATTTCATTTTCAGAAATCCCACACAAATCTATTTTGGAAAGGGCATGGAAAACAAAGCCGGTGAAGCGGTCAGTGTTTACAGTAAAAATATACTCCTTCATTACGGTGGAGGTTCTATTAAAAAGTCAGGCCTTTACGACAGGGTTATCGCCTCTCTGAAGTCATCAGGGGTGGAGTGGACTGAACTGGCTGGTGTGAAACCGAATCCACGGCTTTCTCTAGTGAGGGAAGGTATTAAAATCTGCCGTGAAAAAGATATAGATTTTATCCTGGCTGTGGGGGGAGGGTCGGTCATCGATTCCGCCAAAGCTATTGCTGCGGGAGTTCCCTATGAGGGCGATGTCTGGGATTTCTATGAAGGAAAGGCTCAGCCTGAAGAGGTCATCGGTCTGGGAACCGTTCTGACCATCCCTGCCGCTGGAAGTGAATCCAGTAACGGGACGGTCATAACCAAAGAAGAGGGTCAGCTGAAAAGACCCTGCGGTTCGGAACTCCTCTATCCTGATTTTTCCATATTGAATCCCGAGCTGGCTATGACTCTGCCACCCTTTCAGAGGGCCTGTGGAGTGGCTGATATGATGGCTCATCTTTTTGAGCGTTATTTCACCAATTCCTACCCTGTTGAATTGACCGATAGAATGATCGAAGCCGTATTAAAAACCATAATTCATAATGGTCCGAGTGTTATGATGGATGGGGATACCTACGATGCATGGGCAGAAATTATGTGGTCCGGAACAGTCGCTCATAACGGCAGCCTGGATACAGGGCGTCTGGGGGACTGGGGCTCCCATCAGATGGAACATGAACTCAGCGGTATTTATGATGTAGCTCACGGAGCGGGTCTTGCCGCCCTGTTTCCTCATTGGATGCGTTATGTGATGAATCAGGATATCAAACGTTTTGTTCAGCTTGCTGTCCGTGTCTGGAATGTGGATCAAAATTTTAAATCCGATGAAGAAACGGCTCTGGCCGGCATAGAGGCTCTGGAACAGTTCTGGCAGTCACTGGGACTGGCCACCACACTCTCTGGTCTGGATATTCCCGGAGACAGGCTGGAGGAAATGGCGGGTAAATGTGCAGGAGAAACAGATAATCCTCAGGGACAATTTGTAAAGCTTTATAAAAAAGATGTACTGGCTATACTGGAAATGGCCCTGTAA
- a CDS encoding LEA type 2 family protein, which yields MIPLFRKLAYITLILILAASCASVKPVILDPEVSVTEVRVTELSFYEISLEMELLITNPNPLGIDLEGFDYDFLINDASFIRGNQEDKVSLAAHGKSSLVIPFTLNYQNMYQTMVSIRDSRESDYKIVTGLHFVLPVLGEQRLELAHEGQIPLIRLPRFSFESLYVSSLGLMGADIIILMKVQNPNSFDINLKEFQGVLKVNKQKWAELDVPETVFFPSEEWRDMGFQIRLEFLSMGRTVRDLLSGEEALFYDYQGQTLLESSLEGLKDAYLPLDVSGEIELIKPASTIEGQHSSQKIEDTIEGNLLNIFGAYSR from the coding sequence ATGATACCTCTCTTCAGGAAACTGGCGTATATTACCCTCATTTTGATTCTTGCAGCCTCTTGTGCCAGCGTAAAACCTGTCATCCTGGACCCGGAGGTCTCTGTAACCGAAGTTAGAGTCACAGAACTGAGTTTTTATGAAATCTCTCTGGAAATGGAGCTCCTGATTACCAATCCAAACCCCCTGGGCATTGACCTGGAGGGCTTTGATTATGATTTTCTTATCAATGACGCCTCTTTTATCAGGGGGAACCAGGAGGACAAAGTCAGCCTGGCAGCTCATGGAAAATCTTCCCTGGTCATCCCCTTCACACTGAATTATCAGAACATGTATCAGACCATGGTTTCTATCCGTGATTCCCGGGAGTCGGACTATAAAATTGTGACGGGACTCCATTTTGTACTGCCCGTCCTGGGAGAACAGAGGCTGGAGCTGGCCCATGAAGGACAGATCCCGCTGATTCGGCTGCCCCGTTTCAGTTTTGAGAGCCTATATGTCAGCTCTCTTGGTCTTATGGGGGCAGATATCATCATTCTGATGAAGGTCCAGAACCCCAACAGCTTCGATATCAATTTGAAGGAGTTTCAAGGGGTCCTGAAGGTTAATAAGCAGAAATGGGCTGAACTGGATGTCCCTGAAACAGTGTTCTTTCCCTCTGAGGAGTGGAGGGATATGGGATTTCAGATCCGGCTGGAATTTTTGTCCATGGGCCGCACTGTGCGTGATCTTTTGTCTGGAGAAGAGGCCCTTTTTTATGACTATCAGGGGCAGACCCTTCTTGAATCTTCTCTTGAAGGTTTGAAGGACGCGTACCTGCCCCTGGATGTCTCTGGAGAAATTGAATTAATCAAACCTGCGAGCACCATAGAAGGTCAGCATAGTTCTCAAAAAATAGAGGACACAATTGAGGGTAATCTGCTCAATATTTTCGGGGCCTACTCCCGCTGA
- a CDS encoding long-chain fatty acid--CoA ligase: protein MTITSLFQEQAEKYPEILCQYSRDEKGQFTPVTYKEVYNRVSSMAWSLDKLGVKKGDLVGFISDNRSEWLILDLAIVSLGAADVPRGCDTMAPEMSYILGFSGCTIAILEIDKQLEKILSLKKELPSLKKVILIDKPETLPKTPWKISFYKDLLEEGREKSSDDFLAENIAQGRGADLCTLIFTSGTTGEPKGVMLTHDNFLHQVLNIKSVANIEVGDIWLSVLPVWHSFERVIQYIAIGAATTIAYSKPVGKIMLMDLQKLNPQWMASVPRIWSAIESGVSRNIKAKGGVSWILYNFFLKVAILHQGLQNRMTGRVADFKKVFTLPYYILYPIPWLLLFPLRLLGNKLVFSKIQAKVGTGFKAGISGGGALPPRIYQFFKAIGIQLLEGYGLTETAPVVAFSPQQHPVMNVVGPAWPGTEIKILNEKGQIAGPGEKGVVYLKGPQVMKGYYKKEEATAQIIDKEGWLSSGDLGIMTVHQELRIIGREKDTIVLLGGENIEPVPMEQKLTESPFIEQAVIVGQDQKYLAALIVPDFDALENYAKENNLAYENRIHLRDVHAILELLTSEINNLISSKNGFKSFERIYKFAVLRKSFEVGMELSGKQDLKRHAITELYKKEIKTLF, encoded by the coding sequence ATGACCATAACATCCCTATTTCAGGAACAAGCTGAAAAATACCCCGAAATTCTCTGTCAGTACAGCCGTGACGAAAAGGGGCAGTTTACTCCCGTCACCTACAAAGAGGTCTACAACAGGGTCTCTTCCATGGCCTGGAGCCTTGATAAACTGGGAGTGAAGAAGGGAGATCTTGTTGGTTTTATCAGCGACAACCGCAGCGAGTGGCTCATCCTGGACCTGGCGATTGTCTCTCTGGGAGCCGCCGATGTTCCCCGTGGATGCGATACGATGGCCCCCGAAATGTCTTATATTCTGGGATTCTCGGGTTGCACAATTGCCATTCTGGAAATTGATAAACAGCTGGAGAAAATCCTCTCCCTCAAGAAAGAACTGCCTTCCCTGAAGAAGGTCATCCTCATCGATAAACCCGAAACGCTCCCGAAAACTCCCTGGAAAATTTCCTTCTATAAAGACCTTCTGGAAGAAGGACGAGAGAAGTCTTCCGATGACTTTCTGGCAGAAAATATTGCCCAGGGCAGGGGAGCTGATCTCTGCACCCTGATTTTTACCTCCGGAACCACAGGGGAGCCAAAAGGGGTCATGCTGACCCATGATAATTTTCTCCATCAGGTCCTGAATATCAAGTCTGTGGCCAATATCGAAGTCGGAGACATCTGGTTGAGTGTTCTGCCGGTGTGGCACTCTTTTGAACGGGTCATTCAGTACATCGCTATTGGAGCCGCCACAACCATTGCCTATTCCAAACCCGTTGGAAAAATTATGCTCATGGACCTGCAGAAGCTGAATCCCCAGTGGATGGCTTCAGTGCCCAGAATCTGGTCTGCCATTGAATCGGGTGTTTCAAGAAATATCAAAGCCAAGGGCGGAGTTTCATGGATACTCTATAACTTCTTCCTCAAGGTAGCCATTCTTCATCAGGGTCTGCAGAACCGGATGACTGGCCGCGTTGCCGATTTCAAGAAAGTTTTCACTCTTCCTTATTACATACTCTACCCCATCCCCTGGCTCCTCCTTTTTCCTCTGCGACTGCTGGGGAATAAGCTGGTCTTCAGTAAGATTCAAGCCAAAGTCGGGACCGGCTTCAAGGCGGGAATCTCCGGGGGAGGCGCTCTTCCTCCCCGGATCTATCAGTTCTTCAAGGCCATAGGCATACAGCTTCTGGAGGGTTATGGTCTGACAGAAACGGCTCCCGTTGTCGCCTTCAGTCCTCAGCAGCACCCTGTCATGAACGTGGTGGGACCAGCCTGGCCGGGTACCGAAATCAAAATACTGAATGAGAAAGGCCAGATTGCCGGGCCTGGAGAGAAGGGGGTCGTTTATCTGAAGGGACCTCAGGTCATGAAGGGTTACTATAAGAAAGAAGAGGCCACGGCGCAGATCATTGATAAAGAGGGTTGGCTGAGCTCAGGAGACCTCGGGATAATGACGGTTCATCAGGAACTGAGGATTATCGGTCGTGAAAAGGACACCATCGTCCTGTTGGGCGGAGAGAACATCGAACCTGTTCCTATGGAACAGAAGCTGACCGAATCTCCCTTTATTGAGCAGGCTGTGATTGTCGGACAGGATCAGAAATATCTGGCAGCACTGATTGTGCCTGATTTTGATGCTCTGGAGAACTATGCCAAAGAGAATAATCTAGCTTATGAAAACAGGATTCACCTGAGGGATGTCCATGCTATCCTGGAACTCCTGACCAGTGAAATCAATAATCTGATCAGCAGTAAGAACGGGTTTAAGAGTTTTGAAAGAATTTATAAGTTTGCCGTTCTCAGAAAATCATTTGAGGTTGGTATGGAGTTGTCGGGGAAGCAGGATTTGAAGCGTCATGCGATAACAGAGCTCTACAAGAAGGAAATTAAGACTCTCTTCTAA
- a CDS encoding S1-like domain-containing RNA-binding protein yields MNNANDPVQTGQYHDLILGGTRGRFKILTLGEEEIEIPAYEVPETCRPGDTLKAFVYLDGKQGLKATTVRPKAELGDFAALTVKSVTDFGVFLDWGIKKDLFVPKAFLRKDLEEGDTALVCLIPDFDKMGVVGSCQIDEFLEDDTADLKEQQKVELLVFGVSDLGFRVIVNNRYRGLLYRNEVYEELRIGDSRDGFIKKIRDDGLVDTALQPQGFKNAYKDAEAVIMGVLGSSGGFLPLHDKSDPDDIRQTLQMSKKIFKKTIGVLYKEKKILIEEGGIRLLKEPPRE; encoded by the coding sequence ATGAATAATGCAAATGATCCCGTACAAACCGGGCAATATCATGATTTGATCCTGGGGGGAACCAGGGGAAGATTCAAGATCCTGACTCTGGGTGAGGAAGAAATTGAGATTCCCGCCTACGAAGTTCCCGAGACATGCCGTCCGGGTGATACCCTGAAAGCATTTGTCTATCTGGATGGAAAACAGGGCCTCAAAGCGACAACAGTAAGGCCCAAAGCGGAGCTTGGTGATTTTGCCGCCCTCACAGTGAAGTCAGTGACCGATTTCGGTGTTTTTCTGGACTGGGGCATCAAAAAAGATCTCTTTGTCCCCAAGGCATTCCTCCGAAAAGACCTGGAAGAGGGAGACACGGCCCTGGTCTGTCTCATCCCCGACTTTGATAAGATGGGAGTCGTCGGCAGTTGTCAGATTGATGAATTTCTGGAAGACGACACAGCTGACTTGAAGGAACAGCAGAAGGTGGAGCTCCTGGTCTTCGGGGTCTCTGATCTGGGATTCCGGGTCATCGTCAACAATCGATACAGAGGCCTCCTCTATAGAAACGAAGTCTATGAAGAGCTGCGGATTGGAGACAGTCGTGACGGGTTTATTAAAAAGATAAGAGATGACGGCCTTGTGGATACGGCTCTCCAGCCCCAGGGATTCAAAAATGCATACAAAGACGCAGAGGCTGTGATCATGGGCGTGTTGGGCAGCAGCGGCGGCTTTCTTCCCCTTCATGATAAAAGCGACCCCGATGATATCAGGCAAACACTTCAGATGAGCAAGAAGATATTCAAGAAAACCATAGGGGTTCTCTACAAAGAGAAGAAGATTCTCATTGAAGAGGGGGGAATCAGACTCCTCAAAGAGCCTCCCCGGGAATAG